Within the Gloeobacter kilaueensis JS1 genome, the region CGGATAGGCGCTGCGGACCATCTCGGCAAACGCCGCCGCTGCGAAGCGCCTGCGAATGCCAACCGAAGCATAGGTGTAGGCTTTTTGATAGTTTCCGCTCCGAAAAGCCGCCAGTTGTGCCTGGATAACGCTCTGAATCTGTTTTTTGACCGGTGCCTTGCTCTGGGTAAAACCGGTCTCTTCGCCGCGAGCGGTGGCCGGAGGTCCGACAATCGTCGGACCCGCCGCCAGGATAAGCAGCAATATAGCGGCGCTGAGCACTGTTCTCATAGATAGTACAGGTGCAATGAATGCCTACCAAAATACAGCCTGATGGAAGTAACGGCTTACTCCCGGCCCTGCAACCGCTCCAGCTCCTCCCAGAAGCGCGGGTAGGAGACTGCGGCGCACTGGCCGTCCGCCAGTTGCGTCCGGCCCTGGGCCACCAGAGCCGCAATCGCCAGACTCATCGCGACGCGGTGATCGCCGTGGCTTTCGACATCGGCTCCCTGTAGAGGGTGCCCGCCTTCGATCGTAAGACCGTCGGGCTGCTCCTCGATCCGGGCTCCGAGCCGCCTCAGTTCGCGGGCCATCGTCGTCAGCCGGTCGCTTTCTTTGACGCGCAGTTCCGCCGCATCGCGGATGACGGTCCTGCCCGCAGCACAGCAGGCAGCCACCGCCAGAATCGGGATTTCGTCGATGAGCCTGGGGATCAATTCGCCGCCGATCGTGCAGGCTTGCAGAGCGGCAGTGCGCACGCGCAGGTCGGCCACCGGTTCCCCGCCACTCAGGCGCGCATCTTCGATCGCGATATCCGCTCCCATCTCAGCCAGCACATCGAGGATGCCCGTGCGCGTCGGGTTGATGCCGACGTTGAGAAGTAACAGCTCCGAATCGGGCACGATGCTCGCCGCTACCAGCCAGAAAGCAGCCGAGCTGATGTCGCCGGGTACCCGCAGCGACTGGCCGCTGAGCCGGACCGGACCGCGCACGCTCGCGGTCGTCCCTTCTACCTGCACCTCCGCCCCAAAGGCGGCGAGCATCCGCTCGGTGTGATCCCGCGATCGTACCGGCTCGGTCACGCTCGTCCAGCCTTCGCAAAAAAGCCCAGCCAGCAGCACCGCCGATTTGACCTGGGCGGAGGCGACCGGCGACGCGTAGTGGATGGGCTGCAACGGTTGGCCCACCAGGGCGAGGGGCGCTTTGCTCCCGCCCTCGCGACCCCAGATCAAAGCGCCCATCTGCCTCAAGGGAGCCGCCACCCGCTGCATGGGCCGCGATCGAAGCGAAGCGTCGCCTGTAAGCGCACAAAATAGCCCCGGCTGCGCCGCCAAAATGCCCAGCATCAGCCGCATCGTCGTGCCGGAATTGCCCATGTCGAGCACCTGCTGCGGCTCGCAAAAAGACCCCGAAGCGGTGCCCTGCACCCGGACTCCAGATTCTTTGATCTCGCTGACTTCTGCGCCCAGAGCCCGCAGACAGTGGGCAGTGCTCTGGGGATCTTCGCCGGGTAACAGGCCCTCGATCCGTGTCTGCCCGGCGGCCAATCCTCCCAGCATCAAGGCGCGGTGGGAGATCGATTTGTCCCCGGCAACGGTAATTTTGCCCCGCAAACCACTGCCCGGTGAAATCGTGTACGATCCGTCCATCTTGTTGCCCATGCTGGCCGGACATGATTGTACGCCAGCCTTGCGGAAGCTTGTCCAACTCTGTCTCTCTGGGATAGCCTGATAGAGCAGAGCCCTAGTCCCGTAGAGCGCCATCTATATGAGTGAACCGAACCCGTACCATATTCTCGGTATCGCTGAAAACGCTCCTTTCGAGGAAGTCCAGGAGGCTCGTGTCCGCCTGCTCTCGGAGTTCGCCCTCGACGAAAAGCGCCAGCGCTCGATCGAGATCGCCTACGACGCGATCTTGATGCAGCGACTCAAGCTCCGCCAGGACGGCAAGATCAAAGTCAAAGACGGCATCCGCTACGCCGATCGCACCGTCGTCACCCGTCCGGCCCAGACGCTGCCCACCCGCCCGGCCCGCCAGTGGTGGCGCGGTCTGTCGGTGGCGGCTCCCGAGGCGAGTATCTCCGCCCTCGTCTTCAGCGCCATCTGGCTTCTGTATCTGGCCCTCTCCTCCTCCACGCCCGGCAACGACGGCAGCTACGCCATCGCCCTTGGCCTCTTCGCTACCCTTTATTTTCTCT harbors:
- a CDS encoding DUF4864 domain-containing protein; its protein translation is MRTVLSAAILLLILAAGPTIVGPPATARGEETGFTQSKAPVKKQIQSVIQAQLAAFRSGNYQKAYTYASVGIRRRFAAAAFAEMVRSAYPAIARSRTAQFGAILDDSEQAVAHVLVEGTGDRVLYVYLLVRERGLWKIESVIEAQKPSLDGEVSI
- the aroA gene encoding 3-phosphoshikimate 1-carboxyvinyltransferase, encoding MDGSYTISPGSGLRGKITVAGDKSISHRALMLGGLAAGQTRIEGLLPGEDPQSTAHCLRALGAEVSEIKESGVRVQGTASGSFCEPQQVLDMGNSGTTMRLMLGILAAQPGLFCALTGDASLRSRPMQRVAAPLRQMGALIWGREGGSKAPLALVGQPLQPIHYASPVASAQVKSAVLLAGLFCEGWTSVTEPVRSRDHTERMLAAFGAEVQVEGTTASVRGPVRLSGQSLRVPGDISSAAFWLVAASIVPDSELLLLNVGINPTRTGILDVLAEMGADIAIEDARLSGGEPVADLRVRTAALQACTIGGELIPRLIDEIPILAVAACCAAGRTVIRDAAELRVKESDRLTTMARELRRLGARIEEQPDGLTIEGGHPLQGADVESHGDHRVAMSLAIAALVAQGRTQLADGQCAAVSYPRFWEELERLQGRE
- a CDS encoding CPP1-like family protein; its protein translation is MSEPNPYHILGIAENAPFEEVQEARVRLLSEFALDEKRQRSIEIAYDAILMQRLKLRQDGKIKVKDGIRYADRTVVTRPAQTLPTRPARQWWRGLSVAAPEASISALVFSAIWLLYLALSSSTPGNDGSYAIALGLFATLYFLYRRIRVFWKAGLYALGAVVLAILASSSLASIWPGQAVPAGVTGFVLIAILWLVTLLAR